DNA from Arthrobacter sp. FW305-BF8:
ACCACTTCAAGAAGGCCAACGGCCCCCAGATGGCCCAGCTCGCCTCCGTGAAGGACGTGAGCGTGGTGGACGCGGACACCATCGACATCAACCTCAGCGCCGCGGAGCCGGCCCTGGAATACTTCCTGAGCCAGGCCGCCGGCCTGATGGGAAGCCCCGAGGCCCTGGGCACCGAGGCCATCAAGACCCTGCCGGTCGGCTCTGGCCCGTACGTGATGGACAAGGCTGCCTCCGTGAAGGACTCCCAGACGGTCTTCACTGCGCGCAAGGACTACTGGAACAAGGACCTGCAGAAGTTCCAGAAGCTCACCCTCAAAATCCTGACCGATCCCACAGCCCGCACCAACGCCCTGGTTTCCGGCCAGATCGACGCCACGCTCCTGGACCCGAAAAACGGCAAGCAGGCCGAAGGCACCAAGATGAAGCTCGAAACCAACCAGGTCGACTGGTCCGGTTTGCTCCTCCTGGACCGGGACGGTGCCAAGAACCCGGCGCTGGCCAACGTCAAGGTTCGCCAGGCCATCAACTACGCGTTCGACCGCAAGACCATCCTTGAACAGGTGATGCTCGGCCAGGGAACCCCGACCTCGCAGCCGTTTGGCAAGGACAGCGGCGCATGGATGGAGGAGCTGGAAAACTACTATAGCTACGACCCCGCCAAGGCCAAGCTGCTGCTGAAGGAATCCGGCTTCGAGAACAACGTGACTCTGGACGTCCCCACCCTTCCGGGGGCTGAAACCCTGATTTCGGTTCTGCAGCAGCAACTCGCAGACGTCGGCATCACCCTGAAGCCCGGTGCAGCGATCACCAATACCTTCACCTCGGACGTTGCCGCCCGGAAGTACAACGCACTGTTCTTCAACCTCTTCCAGGGCGAGCCCACTGTGGCGATTGACCAGATCGTCTCCACCAAGGCCCTGTACAACCCGTTCAAGAACACGACGCCGGAGCTCGAGAAAAAGATCCAGGCTGTCCGGACCGGGGGCGAGGATGCAGGCAAGCTGGCACAGGAAGTCAACAAATATGTGGTGGAACAGGCATGGTTCGCGCCGCTGTTCCGGGTGAACCAGATGTACTACCACAACGCCAAGGTGAACGTCACGCCGCAGGTCCAGCAGGCCGTTCCGTCCATCTACAACTACTCGCCGGCCAAGTAGGACCCCATGATCAGGTTCATTGCGAAAAGACTGGGCAGCGGTCTGGTGGTGCTGTTCGTAGTCTCGGCGCTCACCTTCACTCTGCTGTACACATCCAGCGGCAGCATTGCGCGGAACATCCTGGGCGACCAGGCCACCCCTGAACAGGTTGCCCTGAAAGAACAGGAACTGGGGCTGGACCAGCCCCTCCTGACGCGCTACTTCGCCTGGCTGGGCGATGCCCTGGGCGGGAACCTTGGAGTCTCCTGGTTCACGTCGGAACCGGTGGCCAACTCGTTGGCCACCCGGATCCCGGTGACCATGACCATGGTTTTTGCCGCAATGATCCTGATCGCCATCTGCGCAGCGCTGATCGGCGTTGCCGCAGCCGTCAAGCGCGGCTGGGTGGACAGGCTGGTCCAGGTGGGCGCGATCGTTGGCGACTCCATCCCGGGGTACGTGATCGGCGTCTTCCTCGTGACCCTCCTGGCCATCCAGCTGGGCTTCTTTCCCGCCACCAGCACCATCTCTCCGGAGGTGGGTCCCGAGGCGTGGGTCTACTCGATGACCCTTCCGGTCATCGCCCTTCTGATCAACGGCGTGACCGGCGGTGCGCAGCAGATCCGCAGCGCCGTCATCAAGCAGCTGGAACGCGACTACGTCCGCACGCTGCGCAGCCGCGGCGTCGGAGAGCGCGAGATCCTGTTCAAGCACGTGCTGCGGAGCGCCGCTCCGGCCGGCCTGACCGTGCTCAGCCTGCAGCTCATCGGCATGCTGGGCGGTGTGGTGATCATCGAGCAGATCTTCGCCCTCCCGGGCATGGGTCCGCTCGCGGTCACCGCCACGGGCCAGACGGACCTGCCCGTGGTCATGGGGGTGGTGATGTACACCGTGGTGGTGGTCATCGTCGTGAACCTCCTGGTGGACATCCTCAATGGTTGGCTCAACCCGAAAGTGCGTGTGTCATGAGTGATTCCGTAGAAACAGCGGCTGTTGCCGCGCCCGCCCCGGCGGGGCCGCATCAAACCGGGCAGAGCGGAACGGTGGTCCGTTCCACCGTGATGCGCCGGCTCCTCAGGAACCCCCTCGGCATCGCATCCCTGGTGATCCTGGCGGGTATAGCGTCGCTGGCCATCCTCGCCCCCGTCCTGGCACCTTTCGACGAGAACTTTGCCAACATCACCAAGACCTTGGCGGCGCCCGACGGGGTGAACATCCTGGGCACGGACAGCGCCGGCCGTGACAACTGGAGCAGGCTGCTCTTCGGAGCCCAGCTGACCCTCCTTTCGGCGCTGCTGTGTGCCGGTGTTGCCATTGCCATCGGCCTCCCGGCCGGCCTGATCGCCGGCTACTACTCAGGCAGGTTCGAGGCCGTCTCCAACTGGGTTGTCAGCATCCTCATGAGCCTCCCGGGCTTGATTGTGCTGCTCACCATCCGTGCCGCGTTCGGTCCTTCGGTGTGGATCTCCATGATCGCGTTCGGCATCCTCATCAGCCCGTCCTACTTCCGGCTAACCCGCGCCGCGGTCCAGTCAGTGCGGAACGAGCTCTACGTCGACGCCGCCCGTGTATCCGGACTCTCGGACCTGAGCATCATTGCCCGCCACATCTTCTCCGTGGTCCGCGCCCCCATCATCATCCAGACGGCGGCCATCGCCGGCGTAGCCATCGCCATCCAGTCCGGACTCGAGTTCCTCGGTCTCGGCGACCCGACCAAGGCAACCTGGGGCGTCATGCTGTCCGAAGGCTTCAAGAACGTCTACCTGACCCCGACACTGCTCTTCTGGCCGGCGTTTGCCATGGCATTGACCATCGGCGGACTCGTCCTGCTGGGCAACGCCATCCGGGACGCGCTCGAGGACGGTGAGAAGATCAAGCACCGCAGGAAGCGGACACCGGCTCCGGGTGCTTCTGCGGCAGGCACGACGGCGGCACCCGCCAAGGCGGGCCAGTCGCGTAAGTCCGTGGCCGCCGTCGAGCTTGGAACCGAGCACCACCTCGTGAAGGTGACCAACCTCGGCGTCGGCTATCCGCAGGCCGACGGTACTGTCAAGAAGGTGGTGGACGACGTCTCCTTCCACGTGGACCGCGGCGAAATCCTCGGCATCGTGGGGGAGTCGGGATCCGGGAAGTCCCAGACCGCGTTCTCCATCCTGGGCCTGCTCCCGGACAACGCCCGTATTGTGGCCGGATCCATCCAGTTCGACGGCAAGTTCACGGTGGCGCCGGGCGAGGACCGGGTCAGCCAGGACCGGCTGTCCAAGCTGCGGGGCAAGCGGATCTCCTACATTCCGCAGGAGCCGATGAGCAACCTGGACCCGGCGTTCACCATCGGCTACCAGCTGGTCACCCCCATGGTGCGGGTCCTTGGAATCTCGAAGGAGGAAGCCCGCAAGCGCGCGCTGAAGCAGCTGGCCGACGTCGGCATCGTGAATCCGGAGCGGACCTTCGGCGCCTACCCGCACGAGGTGTCCGGCGGCATGGCCCAGCGTGTCCTGATCGCCGGCGCCATCAGCTGCGAACCTGACCTGGTGATCGCCGACGAACCCACCACGGCCCTGGACGTCACGGTGCAGGCCGACGTGCTGGACCTCCTGCGCGAGCTGCAGCAGCGGCTGAACATCGGCGTCATCCTGGTGACCCACAACTTCGGCGTGGTGGCGGACCTCTGCGACCGGGTGGCCGTCATGCAGAATGGCCGGCTGGTGGAGGAGGGATCCGTCCGCGACATCCTCCGGAATCCGAAGGAGCGGTACACGCAGACCCTGCTGGCGTCCATGCTCGAGGGCAAAACCCCCATGTCCATGCTTGTATCCAGCCAGAAGGAACCGGTGGCATGAATACTGTGGAACTCAAGGAAAGCGCACCGCTGCTGACGGTGGACAACCTGGTGGTCGAGTACCCCAGCAAGAAATTGCGGGCCCGGCCGTTCCGGGCGCTGACGGACATCAACATCTCCATCGGCCAGGGCGAGACCCTTGGCCTGGTGGGCGAATCAGGCTCCGGCAAGACCACCCTGGGCCGGGCCGTCCTTGGCCTCGCGCCCGTGACCGGCGGCAGGATCGTCTTCGAGGGCAAGGACATCAGCCAGGCCACGCGCAAGCAGCGCCGGATCCTGAGCCGTGACCTGCAGGTGGTGTTCCAGGACCCGTACACCTCCCTGAACCCGGCCCTGGAAATCGGCGACATCCTCGCCGAGCCCCTCGGCGTGCAGGGCATGGAGCAGAAGGCGGCCAGGACGCGCGTCAGGGAACTGCTGGACCAGGTTGGCCTGCCCTCGGACGCCATCCACCGCCTGCCGCGGGAGTTCAGCGGCGGCCAGCGCCAGCGCGTCGCGATCGCCCGGGCCCTGGCGCTCTCACCCAAGCTGATCGTCTGCGACGAACCCGTCAGTGCCCTGGACCTCTCCACCCAGGCACGCGTCCTGGACCTGTTCCTGCAGATCCAGAAGGACACCGGCGTGTCCTACCTGTTCGTCTCCCATGACCTCGACGTGGTGCGGCACATCAGCCACCGCGTTGCCGTGATGTACCACGGCGAGATCGTCGAACAGGGGCCTGCCGAGGTGGTCACCCGCGATCCCGAGCACCCCTACACCCAGCGGCTCCTACTGGCATCCCCGGTGCCCGACCCGGACCGGCAGGAACAGCGCCGGGCGGACCGGCACCGCCTGCTGGAGATCCAGCGGCAGCAGAACGAACAGGCCGGCGTCCCTGCCTAGGGGACCGACCGCCACCAACGAAAGGACCACCATGGCCACCATTGGCGTACAAGCGATGATGCTGAAGGACAGCTTCAGCGAACTCGGGGCGTTCGAAACGCTCCGCAAGGTCAGCGCGATCGGCTACAACGCCGTCGAAATTTCCCAGATCCCGATGACGGCGGACAACGTGGCGGAACTGGACCGCTCCCGCAGCGAACTCGGGATGGATATCGCGGCGCTGTCCGTCATGCTGGAGAAACCCCAGGGCCGGCCGGGCGATTCGCTCCGTGAAGACTTCGGCAAGATCGTGGACGACGCCAAGACGCTGGACTCCAACCTGCTGCGGATCGGCATGCTGCCGTTCCCCGCGATGAAGTCCCTCGACGCCGTCGTCGACTTCGCACGGGAAGCCAACGACTACGCCGAACGCCTGCAGGAGCACGGCATCAGCCTTTACTACCACAACCACCACATCGAGTTTGCGAAGTTCGACGGCCAGTACATGCTGGACATCATTGCGGAGAATTCGCCGGCGATGGGCATGGAAATTGACGTCCACTGGGTGCAGCGTGGCGGCCTGGACCCGGTCCGGACCCTGGAAAAGTACGCCGGACGCACCGCCATGGTGCACCTGAAGGACTACCGGATCGGGCAGCTGCCGGAGTCCGCCTTCGGGCTGCTGGAATCCGGTGACATCGCAGGCTTCATGGCCGAGTTCAAGGACGTGGTGCAGTTCGCCGAAGTGGGCGAGGGAAACCTGGACTTCCCCGCCATCGTCCCCGCCGCGCGGGCTGCCGGCGCAAAGTACCTTCTGGTGGAGCAGGACCAGCTGTACGGCCGCACCGTCTGGGACGCGCTGCAGACCTCCTACGACAACCTCGTGGCCATGGGCCACGCCGACCTTTTCTAAACAACGGAGTATCAGCACATGAGTAAGAAAGTACGCCTTGGCATCATCGGCCTGGGCCAGCAGGGCGGCGCGTACGCCAAGTTCATCACGGAGGGACTGGTCCCGAACATGGTGATCGGCGCCATCTGCGACACCGACCCAGCCAAGAAGGAACTAGCGGCTTCCCAGTACGCTGACGTGCCCTTCCATGACGACTACATCGCCATGCTGGAAAGCGGCGACGTGGACGCCGTGGTCACCTGCGTCCCGCATTTCCTGCACCCGGAAATGGGCATCGAAACGCTCAAACGCAACATCCACGCGCTCGTGGAAAAGCCCGCGGGCGTGTACACCAAGCAGGTCAGGGAGCTCAACGAGTTTGCCGCCGGCAAGCCCGAGCTGTCCTTCGCCATCATGTTCAACCAGCGCAACAACCCGCTGTACCAGAAGCTCAAGGAGATCGTCGATAACGGCGAGATCGGCGCTATCCGCCGCACCAACTGGATCATCACCAACTGGTGGCGGCCGCAGGGTTATTACAACTCCAGCGAATGGCGCGCCACGTGGGGCGGGGAAGGCGGCGGCGTCCTGGTGAACCAGGCCCCGCACCAGCTGGACCTGTGGCAATGGATCTGCGGCGTGCCCAAGTCGGTGTACGCAAAGGTGGCCTACGGCTTCCGCCGCGATATCGCCGTTGAGGACGAGGTCACCGCGGTGGTGGACTACGGCGACGGGGCCACCGGCGTCTTTGTCACGGCCACGCACGACCTCACCGGAACTGACCGCTTCGAAATCCTGGGTGACCAGGGCAAGATCGTCGTCGAAGGCTCCAAGACCGCCACGGTGACCCGCCTGGTCAGGCCGGAACGTGAACTCAGCGACGGCATGGACATGGACGATGTCCGCAAACTCTTCATGGGCCAGCTGAATCCCGAGGAGTATTACACTACCGAGGTCCTCGAGTTCGAGTCCGCCTGGGGTGCGCAGCATTCCGGCGTGCTGCAGAACTTCGCGGCCAACATCCTGGACGGCACGCCGCTGCTGGCGCCGGGCTCGGACGGCATCAACGGGGTCCGCCTGGCCAACGCCATCCACCTCTCCAGCTGGACCGGCACGGAGGTGGGCCTGGACTTTGACGAGGACGAGTTCCTGGCGGAGCTGAACAAGCGCATCGCGGGCGAAGGCAAGTTCCCCGAGCGCTCGTAATCTCCGACCCCGCCCAACTCAGTGGCAGCACAGGGCGTTCCCGGCGCTGGGAATGCCCTGTGCTGCCACCTGGATGGGCCGGTTCCTCGTTAGGATGGGGCAGTGACCGAACCCAAGACGCCGGATGCCCCCGCCACCAAGGCTCCGGCCAGGAAGCACGCCAGGGACGGCAAGTCCAACGCCACCATCTACGACATCGCCAAACTGGCCGGCGTCAATCCGTCCACGGTCTCGCGGGCGCTCAGCAAACCCGGCCGGGTCAGCGCCAGGACGCAGAAGCTCATCGAGGATGCCGCGGCCGAACTGAACTACCAGGTCAACCCCTTCGCCCGCGCCCTGCCGACGGGCCGCACCAACACCTTCGGGCTCATCGTCGCGGACATCACCAACCCGACGTTCTTCGACATCATTCGCGGCGCCGAAACCACCGCCACCCTCCGCGACTACACCCTCGTGCTGGCGGAGTCCGCCGAGTCGGCCGTCACCGAGCTCACCGCGGCCCGGCGGATGATGACCACCGCGGACGGGCTCATCCTCGCCAGCCCCCGCATGGACGATGACGACATCCGCGCGCTCGCCCGCGACAAGCCTGTGGTGGTGATCAACCGCGATGTCCATGGCGTGCCCTGCGTGGTCCCCGACGTCAACAAGGGCATCAGCGAGGCCGTCCGCAGCCTGGCCGCCAACGGCCACAAAAAGGTCGCGTTCGTGGCCGGCCCGCAGCAGTCCTGGATGTCCGCCCGCCGCTGGGAAGGCGTCCAGGCGGCCTGCGAATGGTCCCGACTCGAGGCCGTGCGCCTGGAATCCGGTAAACCAACGGTCGACGGCGGCAGGCAGGTGGCGCGCGACGTGCGGGACAGCGGTGCCACCGCCGTGCTGACCTACAACGACCTCCTGGCCATCGGCCTCATGCAGGAACTCCAGGCCGCCGGCCTGGTGGTGCCGGACCAGATCAGCATCGTGGGCTTCGATGACATCTTCGGTGCCGACTTCACCACCCCGCCGCTCACAACCGTGCGCTCCCCCCTGGGGGAGTGCGGATCGGGAGCCACCACACTCCTGCTGGACCTGCTGCACGGCGACGGCGAACCTGCCGCAACTCTGCGCGTGGAGACGGAGCTCGTGCTGCGCGGCTCGAGCGGAAGGCTTCTTCCAGCACGCTAACCGCAACCGAATTGGCAATCTTTGGCAACCGGTTGACAAGAACTGGATGAAGGCCGACCATTGAGCTATGTCACACTCGATTGCCGCCAACCCAGACAGGCTCCTGCCCGCGGACCCGGGAACGCGCAGCATTGCGCGCGACCTCCTGCAGCGCGTCCAGGACCTCCC
Protein-coding regions in this window:
- a CDS encoding sugar phosphate isomerase/epimerase family protein — encoded protein: MATIGVQAMMLKDSFSELGAFETLRKVSAIGYNAVEISQIPMTADNVAELDRSRSELGMDIAALSVMLEKPQGRPGDSLREDFGKIVDDAKTLDSNLLRIGMLPFPAMKSLDAVVDFAREANDYAERLQEHGISLYYHNHHIEFAKFDGQYMLDIIAENSPAMGMEIDVHWVQRGGLDPVRTLEKYAGRTAMVHLKDYRIGQLPESAFGLLESGDIAGFMAEFKDVVQFAEVGEGNLDFPAIVPAARAAGAKYLLVEQDQLYGRTVWDALQTSYDNLVAMGHADLF
- a CDS encoding ABC transporter permease — translated: MIRFIAKRLGSGLVVLFVVSALTFTLLYTSSGSIARNILGDQATPEQVALKEQELGLDQPLLTRYFAWLGDALGGNLGVSWFTSEPVANSLATRIPVTMTMVFAAMILIAICAALIGVAAAVKRGWVDRLVQVGAIVGDSIPGYVIGVFLVTLLAIQLGFFPATSTISPEVGPEAWVYSMTLPVIALLINGVTGGAQQIRSAVIKQLERDYVRTLRSRGVGEREILFKHVLRSAAPAGLTVLSLQLIGMLGGVVIIEQIFALPGMGPLAVTATGQTDLPVVMGVVMYTVVVVIVVNLLVDILNGWLNPKVRVS
- a CDS encoding Gfo/Idh/MocA family protein — protein: MSKKVRLGIIGLGQQGGAYAKFITEGLVPNMVIGAICDTDPAKKELAASQYADVPFHDDYIAMLESGDVDAVVTCVPHFLHPEMGIETLKRNIHALVEKPAGVYTKQVRELNEFAAGKPELSFAIMFNQRNNPLYQKLKEIVDNGEIGAIRRTNWIITNWWRPQGYYNSSEWRATWGGEGGGVLVNQAPHQLDLWQWICGVPKSVYAKVAYGFRRDIAVEDEVTAVVDYGDGATGVFVTATHDLTGTDRFEILGDQGKIVVEGSKTATVTRLVRPERELSDGMDMDDVRKLFMGQLNPEEYYTTEVLEFESAWGAQHSGVLQNFAANILDGTPLLAPGSDGINGVRLANAIHLSSWTGTEVGLDFDEDEFLAELNKRIAGEGKFPERS
- a CDS encoding LacI family DNA-binding transcriptional regulator; amino-acid sequence: MTEPKTPDAPATKAPARKHARDGKSNATIYDIAKLAGVNPSTVSRALSKPGRVSARTQKLIEDAAAELNYQVNPFARALPTGRTNTFGLIVADITNPTFFDIIRGAETTATLRDYTLVLAESAESAVTELTAARRMMTTADGLILASPRMDDDDIRALARDKPVVVINRDVHGVPCVVPDVNKGISEAVRSLAANGHKKVAFVAGPQQSWMSARRWEGVQAACEWSRLEAVRLESGKPTVDGGRQVARDVRDSGATAVLTYNDLLAIGLMQELQAAGLVVPDQISIVGFDDIFGADFTTPPLTTVRSPLGECGSGATTLLLDLLHGDGEPAATLRVETELVLRGSSGRLLPAR
- a CDS encoding ABC transporter substrate-binding protein: MKLGPKAAATAIILSASLALTACGGGAGSGSNAGGGSAGTALTLGTLRDITSWDPAQAHVGHGLQPYQAAYDTLILREPDGKLSPMLATDWKYNSTNTKLTVDLRTDVTFSDGAKFDAEAAKANLDHFKKANGPQMAQLASVKDVSVVDADTIDINLSAAEPALEYFLSQAAGLMGSPEALGTEAIKTLPVGSGPYVMDKAASVKDSQTVFTARKDYWNKDLQKFQKLTLKILTDPTARTNALVSGQIDATLLDPKNGKQAEGTKMKLETNQVDWSGLLLLDRDGAKNPALANVKVRQAINYAFDRKTILEQVMLGQGTPTSQPFGKDSGAWMEELENYYSYDPAKAKLLLKESGFENNVTLDVPTLPGAETLISVLQQQLADVGITLKPGAAITNTFTSDVAARKYNALFFNLFQGEPTVAIDQIVSTKALYNPFKNTTPELEKKIQAVRTGGEDAGKLAQEVNKYVVEQAWFAPLFRVNQMYYHNAKVNVTPQVQQAVPSIYNYSPAK
- a CDS encoding ATP-binding cassette domain-containing protein; the protein is MNTVELKESAPLLTVDNLVVEYPSKKLRARPFRALTDINISIGQGETLGLVGESGSGKTTLGRAVLGLAPVTGGRIVFEGKDISQATRKQRRILSRDLQVVFQDPYTSLNPALEIGDILAEPLGVQGMEQKAARTRVRELLDQVGLPSDAIHRLPREFSGGQRQRVAIARALALSPKLIVCDEPVSALDLSTQARVLDLFLQIQKDTGVSYLFVSHDLDVVRHISHRVAVMYHGEIVEQGPAEVVTRDPEHPYTQRLLLASPVPDPDRQEQRRADRHRLLEIQRQQNEQAGVPA
- a CDS encoding dipeptide/oligopeptide/nickel ABC transporter permease/ATP-binding protein; the encoded protein is MSDSVETAAVAAPAPAGPHQTGQSGTVVRSTVMRRLLRNPLGIASLVILAGIASLAILAPVLAPFDENFANITKTLAAPDGVNILGTDSAGRDNWSRLLFGAQLTLLSALLCAGVAIAIGLPAGLIAGYYSGRFEAVSNWVVSILMSLPGLIVLLTIRAAFGPSVWISMIAFGILISPSYFRLTRAAVQSVRNELYVDAARVSGLSDLSIIARHIFSVVRAPIIIQTAAIAGVAIAIQSGLEFLGLGDPTKATWGVMLSEGFKNVYLTPTLLFWPAFAMALTIGGLVLLGNAIRDALEDGEKIKHRRKRTPAPGASAAGTTAAPAKAGQSRKSVAAVELGTEHHLVKVTNLGVGYPQADGTVKKVVDDVSFHVDRGEILGIVGESGSGKSQTAFSILGLLPDNARIVAGSIQFDGKFTVAPGEDRVSQDRLSKLRGKRISYIPQEPMSNLDPAFTIGYQLVTPMVRVLGISKEEARKRALKQLADVGIVNPERTFGAYPHEVSGGMAQRVLIAGAISCEPDLVIADEPTTALDVTVQADVLDLLRELQQRLNIGVILVTHNFGVVADLCDRVAVMQNGRLVEEGSVRDILRNPKERYTQTLLASMLEGKTPMSMLVSSQKEPVA